The Coccidioides posadasii str. Silveira chromosome 2, complete sequence genomic interval CAGGGGTTGATCTGGAATTTTGGATTCTCCCCAGTAGGCTCACGACGCGCAGGCGGTCTCTGTCGTGCACCGCCTCAAACCCCTTTCCCATCGGCCCGTCGGCCACCGTGGATATTCCATTGGGGGGCGCCCCCTTGACCCGCCGCGAACGCACACATCAAACTTCCGCTCCTCATGGTTTTGAGATCTAGCGAATTGACAGAGAATCCGTCCTGCAAAGCGTGGCTCAACGAGGGAGAATTCCGCTTTTTTTTCAGCCATTTCGTCAATGCACCCTTCCACCAATGGCCCGTCTCGGTTAGTTATATTGACCTCATCTCGCACTCTTGCCCAAGCTGGGCTGGACAGGCGATCATTTGAATGTCACCACCTCTGCTATTTTTGGAGTGCATGTAACCATGTTGGAGTACATGCAATTAGCTGCTTCCTTCAACTCTCCTTTGATGCCACTGTGGAAAGAATGCATGTGATCTCTGCAGAAGAAAAGGTCAGGTTCTGAGCTGCCTGGCGCTCGAGCCTTTGGTGGTGCTCTCTGTCTGCCTGTCTTCAAGAATTTTGGCAAGCAACAGCCAGATATGACGTTTGCCCCGTCCAAACTTCACCAGTCCTCAAGTTACACCTACCGAAAAGCGACACCAGTGACCAATTTTGATACCAGCTTGATGCCCTCAGGGAAGAGGCACCGGCCGTGCAATTTATTGACAAAAACGAATGAAAATTCTTCCATTAGGCCTGGCGAAAGTTTGGACAAAATCTTCAAGCACCGTCTAAAACCAACAGAATGGAGAGATCCTTCTTCGGAATATTCTGATCAGAGCCGCGATGAATCATCAAAAGAAAGCAAAATACGTCATAGTAATAGAAAATTGCTTTAAACAGTCCTATGGCTCATGATGACATGtatttttttccctcttcccAAGAATGCTCAATCAACGCAacaccaaaaaagaaaaaaagaggtaAAGAAGAACGGGTGGAAATGCAGAAGAGCGTATAGATACTTCGTTCGGCGGGATGCCGATTAGAGGTGACACATTTCTTCAGCTTAAAACCAATAACTTATCAAAACCCAGGTGTTCGGAAACGGTGGATAATATCGTGAGTGGGTAGATATAAACCGAACACTCCTTGCTATCCCGCTTCGCCAGCCCCATTTTTATTCATCGAGCCAGCAGCCGCAGAAGTGCCGACTCTTCGTTTCCGGATTGGCGCCTTCTTCCGTCGGTTAATCGCAGCCTGCTGAGGGTCCACAGCTCCCATTTCCGTATCACCATCAGCGTCGCCCGAGTCACGACGGGCTGCGTGGTAAATAGCACTCTCATCGAGTTCATGTATATCTTCCGGCTTCATTCTCAACCATTTCATTCGCGGGCCTGATTTGGCACGTTCTGAGACTTTAAATCCATATATTTTTGGTTCATATATTTTGCCTTGTCCTAGTCCGGGGGCCAAATTATCTGTCATCACGCCGTTGATCTGGATTGGCTGTCCCGCCGCACCCTGTGGCGTTTTACCGCTGCCTGCCGCCGGCAGACTGGTCACGGGTCCGTCCGCTGGGCCCGAAACGTCAAGTTCGGGGAACGTCATAAAGAAAAGACATCCAAATGTTGTGCCAAAAAATGCGCCATCAACAGTTTGAAATCGGCTGTTTGGAGGTGTGTATAGATCCTGGCAGCTCGGACAATATAATTTGACAGTGTCAAGTCCAGGGGTGTCTGTTCGTCCAACCGGTAGAACCCTGCATCCATTGCAAAAAACTCGTGGGCAAACTCCAAAATCTTGACGTTCATATTTTTCCAACATTTGTTGAATACCCTGGCGTGATGTGATGTAACGTTGGTGGATCAGCCCGTATAGAAGTTCTGCTGAGGTTTCGATAGCGCTGAGGTCACTCGCAACTCTTACATGCCTTCGCTCACTTGATCTTATATAGTCACGGTCGTCGCCTAGTATagcatcttcatcctcatcataTTCGTCTTCGTCTTCATCTTCGTCATCCTCCGGCTCCACATCTAATATCATCTCCAGAGCTTCCTTAAACTTTGGAACCTGCGATTGCAGTCCCGTTAAATTGAAATCATCCTCGATGAATTCTTCGGAAACCTCCGCAAAATACTCATGTCCCATGAGGGAGCAAAACGCAGTTATCCATGACTCCGTGACTCCTGAAGAGATCGACATGGTGGAGAATCAGCGATAGGTTCGCTAAGGCGCAAAGCGCAAGGCGCTGTGCTGCGTGGGCGAAGCCGAAACTGGCTTTGGGTGACGAAGCCGTCGTCCTCAAAAGGATTTTTCAACGTTGAGGCACTTAGGGAACGACAAGAGCAACAGAATCAGGAGGATTTGCGAATGCGCCCTATACGTAAAATCGGGCAGCAGTGAGTGCAGGAGGTACAATTCAATGCGCGTCACGGCGCTGAAGGGAGGGAGCAAGAGTAGGAAGCAAACAATCACAAGAGCCGGGGTCCCGGCGCGATTATGATTTGCAAAGCTCTGGCTGAATTATATGGCAGGATACTGACAATAGGAAGTGGAGCGATAGAGCGAACAAGAGGTGCTAGTCAGGTAAGGGTCCTGCACTGCATCCAGATTTGGATGGATATAAGTGCTATAAAGGTCTTAGAAGAAGTGACCTGATACAGAAGATACCAATGGGCTCAAGCAGCAACATGGGGGTAAATTGCAAGACAATCAACACACAGTGCCCAACAACGAAAATAAGCATAACGGTGAACCCTCAAGATGTCCCTCTTTCCTCATCCAGTGGGACATTCAGGTCTCATCACGTGATCAATCCAGCCACCGATGCCAAGCCACTAGCACGACCGTGCGAGAAATTCGGACATGGCGACAGAATGAAGGAATGCACCGTCCGGCCAATGATGAATGGAAAGTATTGATGGAGAAGGAGATGATATCCTTTAGTTGTACGGACTGTGGATAACAATATCTAAACCGAAATGGCTTtaaacaaataaaagaaaaacaaccaGGCGAGAAGCAATGTTGTTCCTCGAGACAGACTATGCTGCTCCTACCAATACACCCCAAAGTCATGAACAAACAGATATACTTCGCTACCTCAAATACAGTTGGTTGTATGACAAATTTGATCGGCAAGGATGTCAAAACAAGTCTCGTACAATCCGTGAGAATTCTCCTTCGTTAGCAAGCCCGGCTGGGAGCCCTTCGGTAATATGATGCAATTCACCTTCGGGGTGCACGAATTCCCCGTTCAGTCCCTCCCCACCCCCAGCGTGGAGATAACCTCCGTATGCGCCCATAGCTTCGAAGAGATTTGTCAACTCATTGCTCATCTGAAGTCCATTCACAGGGCTGTTGCCCAATTCATTATTGGCGTTGACTCCAGCATAAGTCGCAGATAAAACTTCCATCGGATGACCTGCTAGTCCGGCCATCGCTACAGCGGCGGTAGAGTGTGGGTCATTAGGTTCCGATCCAATACTTCGCGGGAATAGGCCTAGCTTTTCTCCAATCTCCCGAAGGCCTTTGATTGTCTTCCACAACCTCTTAGACACATAGGACTTCGTGCTGATGCCCTTGACCAAATCCAACGCCATATAAAATTCATCTCGCACCTGCCGGTTGAACTCGACAGGAGCATGAGATACCGCCAAAAATAGGACGGCAAGAGCAGCAACAAGGAAATAATTAAACAGCATCTGTTGCGATCGGTAAATATCTGTCGTTTGGTTGAGTCTGGTCAAGACACGAATCGTGTCCTTGGCAATGTCCACGACAGTTTGTGCATATGGCATATTTTCCATGATACTCGTAGCTGAGTGCAAAACTGGGCGATATATGAGAATCCTTAAATGGTTGCCACGGATGTGTAACAGCAAGCGTAGACGCTGTACTGCCCTACTGACGGGCTCCGAATTCGGGGAGGGCTCAACAGAGTAGAATCTAAGGCCTTCAGGGACGTGTTTCATCCATTGCAAGACTTGATAATCCAAAAACTCGATCTTATCTCGCTTTATTGCTGCCGCTCCCTCGGAACCAACTCCAGAGTACCAGATCTTCGAGCTAAGTCGGCAATATGCAACCATCGACCTTAAGTATGGAGCAGAGTCATCCTTTGTTTTACGACAATTAGGAACCAACACATTCAATACAAAGTATTTCAAAGAAGCGACTCACCGGCTCCGGCAAATATGGATCGATATCTTCATCTTGAATTGTAAAAGGCAGCCCGGTTCCAATACTCCATCGCCGGTCTAAACAATAAATAGACCAGAAAAGTTTGTTCACAGATATCAACTCTTCCTCGTTGTTGAATGCCTTCAAGACAGCATCTCGACGATGCAGCCCTATTTCAACGCACATTCGTGCTGCTATCCCGATCAAACGATACGCCAAGGCATCATTGTCCGTGTGGAAGTGGTAGGTTGCCTAAGGTTCTATGAGCCTTCGCCGGACGAAAATCATCGTAAAATATAACCATGCTTACCACGAGAGCAAGAAGCTTTATGGTCTTTACATCACCAGGCTCCCAGAGGTTGGCCTCCACGTTATGTTTTACACTGTTGTAAAACCTTGCGCCCAATGGGCTTTCCCCGTTGCCTTCGACAATAAGAGCAACCGCCAGCACCATCTTCAGATTACTTGTGTCATCGTCGCTCAGGCAGTCGGCACCCGGCTTAAAACGCTTAGCAAAGCCTGTCCGATCAGCAGCCTCGAGGAACGTAAACAGAAGATTGGTTTGTGTGATAAGCTTCTCGATATCGAATATTGGATACATGAGACCTATTTCTTCCTCATAATTTCGACATAATCGAATGGCCTCTTCTCGCTTGATGACCCAGAGTGGATCTTTGTTCGGGTGAGCAAGCAGCTGTGGGTAGGCTAACGCTTGTTGTGGAGGGGTTTGGGCGGGAGTCGCATCCTGCGCTGTGAAAAGCTCGTGTGTTCCATCATCAACAGGCGCGATGCCCATGGTTTGGAGGCTTGATTTAGCGACATCGAAATTGAATGCCGTGCTCGTTGGGCCATGGAATCGTGGATGCTTCGAGCGGGGCTTTGTCGGTGGCACATTATGCCCATCGTAAACGGGAGGCTGCCCGGATATCGATCGTGATGCTTCCCGACTGAACTGGCTGGGGTCAATAGGGGTAGACTCCGATTTACGATAAAGCTCGGTGATATTGGAGAACAATGTATTCACTTGTTCCTGTAGCTGTTCGATATGTTTTTTCATAGACCGGAATTCTCTGCATTACACACAAAGGTGAAGTTAGACGACAGCTATAACAGTAGGGCAATTGCAGAGGAAGGTATGAGAGGCAttcaaccaaaaaaaaaaaaaaaaacttaCTCGGACTCTTTGAAATTACTACTACAACAATTTGGCGCATAGAGGCCTGCGAAGCACTTTCATTAGCCATGCAAATgtggaaaacaaaaattcaACGAGCAAAACCATACATTCCAGGCCCAGGTGTCCACAGCGCTGGCAGGGCACCTGGCCATTGCATTTGATCTTCCGACGCTTGCATTCGTTGCTACACGTCCACAGTTAGTTGCAAAGCCACGAATAGCTTTTTTTGATAACTTTGACTTACCAAGCCAAGGAGATGTATCGATTCCGCTTTGTCCGCGTCTGAGTTCCGCTGTTTGGTTCCGCCTTTCGCTTTGTTTCACCGGTGCTGTTGGCGGGTGGGGGCTGAGTCTCATTGGGAGCTGGCGCGCTCGAGGCTGGAGATTTAGCAGACATTACGATTGCCTGATTTGCAAAATGGTAGATGCCGACCGTGAGTGAGTGTTGCAGGCTTCTAGCCTGGTGGGCGACTCCGTGTTGAGGTTGAACTCTATCCATGAGGGGGTGGAGGGCTCATTTTCTGGGGAAAGCGAAAAGCCGCTTGGCCTATTTTAGTTTCCGAGCGACCGGCAGTCAGGCAGTCAGAACCAGTATCCGAGAACGCAGCACACGAGCCACGGGGAGTGTCGAAAAGCAGCAACAATTGATGGTGCACAGCTTCTCAAAGGGATGAAGAGAGCCCTTCAATCGCCCTCAAAAATACGCCGATTTGTTGCGTTGAACACCTTGACTGAGAATAACAGCCTTGCAGCGTTCCGGGAATCCTACTTCAGGCCACAGATTCCAGTTGTTTTACCACGAGGCCAGTTTCGAGACTTACCTGCCATATCCCGGTGGTTCACTGCTCCgtcttcaatcagtggtGACAATTCTTCCGTCCAGTCCTTCAATTATGACTACCTCGAGCAGTACGGCGACTGTCATGTCCCCCTCGAACTGACGACCACAGCCTTCAATGGCAATTCTCAGCCGGAGGAATCATTTAAGCGATTTCACGCGCCGTTGAGCTTGTTCCTCGACTGGGCTCGATCCGTTCAAAGCTCCGGTCTGGAGGGAACTTCTCAAGTCACCGACAAATCCGCAGGACCAAATGCCCATTTGTACCTTGCCCAATGCCAACTCCTCGACCTAGCAGCACCGCTGCGTGACGATTTCGCAGCCCCGTCGTATGTTACGGGTGCAGGAAAGGGGGATATTTATGACACCAATGTTTGGATTGGAATAGCACCTACTTACACACCCTTGCACAGGGATCCAAACCCGAACGTATTCGTGCAGTTGGCGGGCACGAAACACGTGAGATTGCTCCCTGCAAACGTTGGACTAGGCGTATTTGACCGTGTGAGAGAGCGAATGGGAAGGAGTGGTGGCTCTCGAAGCGCAGCGCTCCGTGGTGAGGATATGATGTACGGTCTGGAAAAACAGTTGCTGGATCAGGAAATATGGGGAGATCGCCAAAATGATGATAACATACGGTTGGAGCAGGGAAAAAATGGAGAAGAATATGGATATGAAGCTGTGGTCAATGCAGGTGATGGAATCTTTATCCCAATGGGTTGGTGGCATAGTATCAAAGGCGTCGGCCAAGGCATTACTGCATCGGTGAGTTTGACACTATTTTCGATATTATCTTCTGGGTGGCATTCACCCCGCCATCCTTTGCCTTATCAACCACCTCTTGCTAATCTTGTATCTCCTTTCAGGTCAATTGGTGGTTTCGGTAGCGGGCTGTTCATAGGTACTCTTCACGGCAAACGATTGCTCCCGGCTACAAACAGATGGCCCAGAGCTCGATTTTATGTTGCTCTAGCTTGGGAGGCCTTTGACTGGCTATTTCAAAGCGGTAGTAGATTTCCTTAACTGGGAAATGAGTCTTGAGGCCCTGAGTCTACTAGGGGCCTAACACGTGGGTACATGTCAGGCCACTGATCATGACCACGGATGTTGATCCTCCTGGGTGCAACCAACATCCCCACTTTTAAACATCATGTAATCAGAGGAAATATGTATATCATGTTAGCAGAATAATACATATAGTTATCTTGAATTTTACCCTGGAGTCCGCCATGCTCATTAATAATCAAATTCAACCAGAATCCTGTACGCGTTTGACATTGCCAACAGAAAATGACGAAGGATCGATGCAATGAATCTCTATTCTGTAAGTAGTTCCCAGCGTATCCTTGGCGACTAGTTGCGCCCCGCATCGAGTCGTTCCCAACTGCAAAACCAAATTGCTTCCTAAATCTACCCTATAATCGTTGAAAACTGGTCAAAATTATGCTGTCCGCCCATCCTCTCCATTCCATAAAAAGTTCGCCGCGTACGGTGGGTTTTGATGCGCCGTTCAGGATATCGTCTAGAAATCAAAACATCTTGTCGAGGATCTTTTCCACTGTGTTCCTGTACCATACCACAAATCAGTACTCTAATGGTGAACACAGATTGCTTCGAGTAGGAAGCGGTATGGACAACTGCAGGCCGGTGAACGGGTACGAAGAGATTCTTACCTCGGTGGCTGCGGGACAAAATTT includes:
- the CKB1 gene encoding casein kinase 2 regulatory subunit (EggNog:ENOG410PIHQ~COG:D,K,T~BUSCO:11036at33183); translated protein: MSISSGVTESWITAFCSLMGHEYFAEVSEEFIEDDFNLTGLQSQVPKFKEALEMILDVEPEDDEDEDEDEYDEDEDAILGDDRDYIRSSERRHVRVASDLSAIETSAELLYGLIHQRYITSRQGIQQMLEKYERQDFGVCPRVFCNGCRVLPVGRTDTPGLDTVKLYCPSCQDLYTPPNSRFQTVDGAFFGTTFGCLFFMTFPELDVSGPADGPVTSLPAAGSGKTPQGAAGQPIQINGVMTDNLAPGLGQGKIYEPKIYGFKVSERAKSGPRMKWLRMKPEDIHELDESAIYHAARRDSGDADGDTEMGAVDPQQAAINRRKKAPIRKRRVGTSAAAGSMNKNGAGEAG
- a CDS encoding uncharacterized protein (EggNog:ENOG410PKDD~COG:K~TransMembrane:1 (o473-494i)~BUSCO:2448at33183) — translated: MKKHIEQLQEQVNTLFSNITELYRKSESTPIDPSQFSREASRSISGQPPVYDGHNVPPTKPRSKHPRFHGPTSTAFNFDVAKSSLQTMGIAPVDDGTHELFTAQDATPAQTPPQQALAYPQLLAHPNKDPLWVIKREEAIRLCRNYEEEIGLMYPIFDIEKLITQTNLLFTFLEAADRTGFAKRFKPGADCLSDDDTSNLKMVLAVALIVEGNGESPLGARFYNSVKHNVEANLWEPGDVKTIKLLALVATYHFHTDNDALAYRLIGIAARMCVEIGLHRRDAVLKAFNNEEELISVNKLFWSIYCLDRRWSIGTGLPFTIQDEDIDPYLPEPDDSAPYLRSMVAYCRLSSKIWYSGVGSEGAAAIKRDKIEFLDYQVLQWMKHVPEGLRFYSVEPSPNSEPVSRAVQRLRLLLHIRGNHLRILIYRPVLHSATSIMENMPYAQTVVDIAKDTIRVLTRLNQTTDIYRSQQMLFNYFLVAALAVLFLAVSHAPVEFNRQVRDEFYMALDLVKGISTKSYVSKRLWKTIKGLREIGEKLGLFPRSIGSEPNDPHSTAAVAMAGLAGHPMEVLSATYAGVNANNELGNSPVNGLQMSNELTNLFEAMGAYGGYLHAGGGEGLNGEFVHPEGELHHITEGLPAGLANEGEFSRIVRDLF
- a CDS encoding uncharacterized protein (EggNog:ENOG410PPT5~COG:B,T~BUSCO:11775at33183), which codes for MKRALQSPSKIRRFVALNTLTENNSLAAFRESYFRPQIPVVLPRGQFRDLPAISRWFTAPSSISGDNSSVQSFNYDYLEQYGDCHVPLELTTTAFNGNSQPEESFKRFHAPLSLFLDWARSVQSSGLEGTSQVTDKSAGPNAHLYLAQCQLLDLAAPLRDDFAAPSYVTGAGKGDIYDTNVWIGIAPTYTPLHRDPNPNVFVQLAGTKHVRLLPANVGLGVFDRVRERMGRSGGSRSAALRGEDMMYGLEKQLLDQEIWGDRQNDDNIRLEQGKNGEEYGYEAVVNAGDGIFIPMGWWHSIKGVGQGITASVNWWFR